The following are encoded in a window of Mustelus asterias chromosome 11, sMusAst1.hap1.1, whole genome shotgun sequence genomic DNA:
- the cdk1 gene encoding cyclin-dependent kinase 1, with amino-acid sequence MDDYVKIEKIGEGTYGVVYKGRHKTTQQIVAMKKIRLESEEEGVPSTAIREISLLKELQHPNIVCLQDVLMQDARLYLIFEFLSMDLKKYLDSLPTRQMMEQMLVKSYLYQITQGIAFCHSRRVLHRDLKPQNLLIDSKGVIKLADFGLARAFGVPVRVYTHEVVTLWYRAPEVLLGSARYSTPVDIWSIGTIFAEMATKRPLFHGDSEIDQLFRIFRTLGTPNNETWPEVETLPDYKNTFPKWKAGSLSQVKNIDVNGLDLLAKTLIYDPARRISAKEALRHPYFDDLDKSSLPANIQRN; translated from the exons GTACCTATGGGGTTGTTTATAAAGGGCGTCATAAAACAACGCAACAAATAGTGGCCATGAAGAAAATCCGTTTGGAGAGTGAAGAGGAAGGTGTTCCCAGCACCGCAATCAGAGAGATTTCCCTTTTAAAGGAACTGCAGCATCCTAATATTGTATG TCTTCAAGATGTACTGATGCAAGATGCAAGACTCTACCTTATATTTGAATTCCTTTCAATGGActtgaaaaaatatttggattCCTTGCCGACTCGTCAGATGATGGAACAAATGCTGGTtaag AGTTACCTGTACCAGATCACACAGGGGATTGCCTTTTGTCACTCGAGAAGAGTTTTGCACAGAGACTTAAAGCCTCAGAACTTGCTGATTGACAGTAAAGGCGTTATTAAATTGGCCGACTTTGGACTAGCTCGTGCCTTTGGTGTCCCTGTCAGAGTTTACACTCATGAG GTTGTGACACTGTGGTACAGAGCTCCTGAAGTACTCCTGGGTTCTGCTCGGTACTCTACGCCCGTGGATATCTGGAGTATCGGCACGATATTTGCTGAAATGGCTACAAAAAGACCCCTCTTCCACGGGGACTCTGAGATTGATCAGCTTTTCAGGATTTTCAG GACCTTGGGTACACCAAACAACGAAACCTGGCCAGAGGTTGAGACATTGCCAGACTACAAGAACACCTTTCCCAAGTGGAAAGCTGGAAGCTTGTCACAAGTGAAGAATATCGATGTTAATGGCCTTGACCTGCTCGCA AAAACATTGATTTACGATCCTGCCCGAAGAATCTCTGCAAAGGAAGCTTTGCGCCATCCGTATTTTGATGATTTGGATAAATCCAGTCTCCCTGCCAATATACAAAGGAACTAA